Within the Pelagovum pacificum genome, the region GGCCGCCTCGACCGGCAGAAGGGCTTCGATCTGCTGATCGAGGCCTTTCGCCAGGTCGACGACGCCTCGCTCGAGCTGCGGATCATCGGAGAAGGCCCTGAGCTCGGGGCCCTTCGTGACCTGGCGGCGGGCGATCCTCGCATCCGCTTCATGGGGTTCGCCGCTGACCCGGCCGCCGCGATGGCCGACATCGACGCCGTCGTGATGCCGTCCCGCTGGGAGGCCTACGGCATCGTCGCGATCGAGGCGCTGGCAGCCCGGCGCCCCCTTTTGGTCAACCGGGTCGACGGCCTCATCGACCACCTCGAACTCGGGGCAATCCCGGTTGGTGCGAATTCAGTCGTGGCTTGGCGCGATGCGATCTCAAGCTTGTCAGTCAGCGGAGAGGCATCTTCCTATCGCGCAAGCGAGATGCTCGAAAAGACTTTCACGAGCCGCTGGGCAACCCTCGTCGGTGACCTTGTGCGTCTCACGCCTAGCGGTGCCCGGACATCCGGACGCGAGTGCTCATTTGCGGGTTGTCCGCCCACGTAGCGCGGTGCACTGGCCAACAGTTGAGGCCGCGCCATAACTTTCAAATGACGTGCCGCAGC harbors:
- a CDS encoding glycosyltransferase family 4 protein codes for the protein MSLPRVLHLVDDTTAGGVMRVIEHIRTSPDLARSARHDVLSVTRGALRWERLGADVIVSHLAVSWRSLPALALLRARHPRTPLVHVEHSYTEAFVAENVPSSRRFHLLLRTAFALFDRVVAVSEAQGRWLTTRRLVSAGRLAVIRSCVDLTRFRQLAQPAGRVGVIGAIGRLDRQKGFDLLIEAFRQVDDASLELRIIGEGPELGALRDLAAGDPRIRFMGFAADPAAAMADIDAVVMPSRWEAYGIVAIEALAARRPLLVNRVDGLIDHLELGAIPVGANSVVAWRDAISSLSVSGEASSYRASEMLEKTFTSRWATLVGDLVRLTPSGARTSGRECSFAGCPPT